From one Zhongshania sp. R06B22 genomic stretch:
- a CDS encoding 16S rRNA (uracil(1498)-N(3))-methyltransferase, with product MRVPRIYVEQDLATGQALSLDERAAHYVAQVLRMRAGRELILFNGDGSAYPAVITEASKKLVSCQLGEDLLASSPPSPLKIELAVGISKGDRFDWVIQKATELGVSKITPLFTERCDVKLSGERQDKKQRHWQQIMVSACEQSGRNDLVDIQNACRLQEWYATVNSQVKLVLCPSLNEEIAVDGPVNHITLLVGPEGGLSDDEIAYSIKQGFSALQLGPRVLRTETAPVAAISIVQHRWGDMAWY from the coding sequence ATGCGTGTACCGCGAATTTATGTAGAACAAGACCTAGCAACCGGCCAAGCGCTAAGCCTAGACGAACGCGCAGCCCACTATGTTGCTCAGGTACTGCGGATGCGTGCCGGCCGTGAACTCATTCTGTTTAATGGTGACGGCTCAGCGTATCCGGCAGTCATTACTGAAGCGAGTAAGAAATTAGTTAGCTGCCAACTTGGCGAAGACCTCCTTGCGTCATCGCCACCCTCGCCCCTCAAAATTGAGCTTGCCGTGGGTATCTCCAAAGGCGATCGCTTCGACTGGGTTATTCAGAAGGCCACCGAGCTTGGCGTCAGCAAAATTACCCCGCTCTTTACCGAGCGTTGCGACGTGAAACTAAGCGGTGAACGGCAAGATAAAAAGCAGCGGCACTGGCAGCAAATTATGGTCAGCGCCTGCGAACAAAGTGGCCGCAACGATTTAGTCGACATCCAAAACGCCTGTCGCTTGCAAGAATGGTATGCCACCGTAAACAGCCAAGTTAAATTGGTTTTATGTCCCAGCTTAAATGAAGAGATTGCCGTCGATGGCCCTGTAAATCACATCACCTTGCTGGTCGGACCAGAGGGTGGGCTCAGTGATGACGAGATCGCTTATAGCATTAAGCAGGGGTTTTCCGCCCTGCAGTTAGGGCCAAGAGTGTTGCGCACAGAGACAGCGCCCGTCGCCGCCATTAGTATTGTTCAACATCGCTGGGGAGATATGGCGTGGTATTAA
- a CDS encoding class I SAM-dependent methyltransferase: MEIALPPHINDVKGFLADDEAKALYEQALSVAERGPVLEVGSYCGKSTIYLGLACQQKNSVVYAVDHHVGSEEHQLGEMFHDPDLYDAGEGRFDTFKEFRRNIRLAGLDDTVVPIVATSEVSARHWHTPLAMVFIDGGHSLDAALCDYRCWAGKIITGGVLAIHDLFPAPEEGGQAPYAIYKMALASGLFEPIARVNTLGLLRRI, encoded by the coding sequence ATGGAAATTGCGCTTCCCCCTCACATAAACGACGTTAAAGGCTTTTTAGCCGACGATGAAGCAAAGGCCCTGTATGAACAGGCCCTTTCTGTGGCAGAGCGCGGACCAGTTTTAGAGGTTGGCAGCTATTGCGGCAAATCGACCATTTATCTAGGCCTAGCCTGCCAGCAAAAAAACAGCGTGGTTTATGCGGTAGATCACCACGTTGGCTCAGAGGAACACCAACTGGGCGAAATGTTTCACGACCCTGATCTCTACGACGCAGGCGAAGGACGCTTCGACACCTTCAAAGAATTTCGACGCAATATCCGCCTAGCCGGATTAGACGACACCGTTGTGCCCATTGTTGCGACATCAGAAGTCAGCGCGCGGCACTGGCACACACCACTCGCCATGGTCTTTATCGACGGCGGTCACAGCCTCGATGCCGCACTGTGCGACTACCGCTGCTGGGCAGGTAAAATCATCACCGGTGGCGTGCTCGCCATTCACGATTTATTCCCCGCCCCAGAAGAAGGCGGCCAAGCCCCCTATGCCATTTATAAAATGGCGCTAGCTTCTGGCTTATTTGAACCCATCGCGCGGGTGAATACTTTGGGTTTGTTACGGCGGATTTAG
- a CDS encoding glutathione S-transferase family protein has translation MLKVYGFAVSNYFNMVKHVLLYKGIEFEEVLTFPGMDPAYNHKSPMGKVPCIETEHGCLAETSVILNYIDAAYPAKPLLPADEWQRAKVSELMKMAELYFELPARRLFPEVLAGKKVSDDIKAEVRETITKGCQALAQLAKPSPYMFGDAMTMADVVLRYCMLTCKLATGAVYQWDVLAEVPGLRAWDEMMASADISKQLDSAMQEGMGAFLEAVKAKA, from the coding sequence ATGCTCAAAGTATACGGCTTTGCAGTTAGCAATTATTTCAATATGGTCAAGCACGTGCTGCTATACAAGGGTATAGAGTTCGAGGAAGTGTTGACCTTTCCCGGTATGGACCCCGCTTATAACCATAAAAGCCCGATGGGTAAGGTGCCTTGCATAGAGACCGAACACGGCTGCTTGGCCGAGACTAGTGTTATTTTAAATTATATTGATGCCGCTTATCCGGCTAAACCACTGTTACCCGCAGATGAATGGCAGCGGGCAAAGGTTAGTGAGCTGATGAAAATGGCGGAGCTGTATTTTGAACTGCCTGCGCGTCGCTTATTCCCTGAAGTGCTCGCCGGTAAGAAGGTAAGTGACGATATTAAAGCCGAAGTGCGCGAAACCATTACCAAGGGTTGTCAGGCTTTGGCACAGCTCGCTAAGCCTTCGCCCTATATGTTTGGTGATGCGATGACCATGGCAGATGTTGTGCTACGTTATTGCATGCTCACCTGTAAGTTGGCCACAGGGGCAGTTTATCAGTGGGATGTATTGGCAGAAGTGCCTGGTCTGCGTGCATGGGATGAGATGATGGCGTCGGCGGATATTTCGAAACAACTAGATTCGGCCATGCAAGAAGGGATGGGGGCATTTTTAGAAGCCGTAAAGGCTAAAGCCTAA
- a CDS encoding chemotaxis protein CheW produces MNTVAEAPSSVLANIVLPLVSRGLLVPNAAVAEVVLAGQLNSAVSSPFLLGYMVWREQEIPVVSFEGLLDGHLPEGLALRQMAILHGITDRQKMPFFALALSAVPRLVRLRDSDIVPMETEANPLIHSQVRAVDLKLMIPDWDRFEEEIIAVL; encoded by the coding sequence ATGAATACAGTGGCAGAAGCGCCGTCTTCAGTATTAGCAAATATTGTATTGCCTTTAGTGAGCCGTGGCCTATTGGTTCCCAATGCCGCAGTGGCAGAAGTGGTATTAGCTGGGCAGCTGAACTCAGCGGTGTCGTCACCCTTTTTACTGGGCTATATGGTGTGGCGCGAGCAGGAGATTCCGGTTGTTAGTTTTGAAGGTCTTTTGGATGGCCACTTACCAGAAGGTTTGGCGCTGCGCCAAATGGCGATTTTGCACGGAATTACTGACAGGCAAAAGATGCCATTTTTTGCCTTGGCTTTAAGCGCGGTGCCGCGTCTTGTGCGCTTGCGCGACAGTGATATTGTGCCTATGGAGACCGAGGCTAACCCACTGATTCACAGCCAGGTTAGAGCGGTAGATTTAAAACTAATGATTCCTGATTGGGACAGGTTTGAAGAAGAAATTATCGCCGTATTGTAG
- the argA gene encoding amino-acid N-acetyltransferase, whose translation MSEHTDYVKWFRNSAPYINAHRGKTFVIMFGGEAVAHPNFANIVHDIALLNSLGVKLVLIHGARPQIEDRVRDAGIESRYHNDLRITDDVELRCVTDAAGSLRAHIEALLSMGVANSPMHGAAIRVCSGNYVTARPIGIVDGVDLHHTGIVRKIDAHAVQQQLNNQHIVMLSPLGYSPTGEIFNLTAEDVAVHTAAALKADKLILFTADAGLLDSEQQLIRQCEYRDVDREIAQQLTLRSDSIVQAVVDAGDLGINRCHMISFQQDGALLQELFSRDGSGTLITQEHYEQFMTARIDDVGGLLAIIEPLETKGVLLKRSRELLENEIDHFKILVRDGMVIACAALYPYPEQGSGEIACVATHPDYRGADRAERLLELLEKEARKKGLNSVFVLTTQTAHWFQEQGYVECQIDDLPPTKKQLYNFQRNSKAFIKNLI comes from the coding sequence ATGTCAGAACATACCGATTACGTAAAATGGTTTCGCAACTCTGCACCGTATATTAACGCTCACCGCGGCAAAACATTTGTCATTATGTTTGGCGGCGAGGCTGTTGCGCATCCTAATTTTGCCAACATTGTGCATGATATTGCACTTCTCAACAGCCTCGGCGTAAAACTTGTACTGATTCACGGTGCACGCCCGCAGATAGAAGACCGGGTACGCGACGCCGGCATCGAAAGCCGTTACCACAACGATTTGCGTATCACCGACGATGTCGAATTGCGCTGTGTCACCGATGCAGCGGGTTCGCTGCGCGCGCACATTGAAGCGCTGCTATCGATGGGAGTCGCAAACTCACCCATGCATGGCGCGGCAATACGGGTGTGCTCTGGCAATTACGTTACCGCCAGGCCCATTGGCATCGTGGACGGAGTCGACTTACATCACACCGGTATCGTCAGAAAAATTGACGCCCACGCAGTTCAGCAACAGCTGAATAATCAACATATTGTTATGCTATCGCCACTGGGTTACTCCCCGACCGGGGAAATTTTTAATCTCACCGCTGAAGATGTCGCTGTGCACACTGCGGCGGCATTAAAAGCCGACAAGCTCATTTTATTTACCGCCGACGCCGGCCTGCTCGATAGCGAGCAGCAATTAATACGGCAGTGTGAATACCGCGATGTTGATCGCGAAATAGCGCAGCAACTAACACTGCGTAGCGATAGTATTGTGCAAGCCGTTGTTGACGCCGGTGACCTTGGTATCAATCGCTGCCACATGATTTCCTTCCAACAGGACGGCGCGCTACTGCAAGAGCTGTTTAGCCGCGATGGCTCCGGCACGCTTATCACCCAAGAACATTACGAACAGTTTATGACCGCCCGCATCGATGATGTTGGCGGCCTGCTCGCTATTATTGAACCGCTAGAAACTAAGGGCGTCTTACTAAAACGCTCGCGGGAACTATTAGAAAATGAAATTGACCATTTTAAAATTCTGGTCCGCGACGGCATGGTCATCGCCTGCGCAGCGCTATACCCCTACCCAGAACAAGGCAGCGGTGAAATTGCCTGCGTGGCCACCCACCCAGACTACCGAGGTGCCGATCGTGCCGAACGGCTATTGGAATTGCTGGAGAAAGAAGCTCGCAAGAAAGGCTTAAATTCGGTCTTTGTACTCACCACACAAACCGCACACTGGTTCCAAGAACAGGGCTATGTGGAATGCCAGATCGACGATCTACCGCCGACTAAAAAGCAGCTTTATAATTTCCAGCGTAACTCCAAAGCTTTTATAAAGAACTTAATTTAG
- a CDS encoding 2OG-Fe(II) oxygenase: MEAEVLLSALDTEQLFDRIADALTENGYVVLPAALPAVMSDTLFTRIASFEDEVFRPAGVGRAGEFQLNPFVRNDEIRWLAPTDEVEASYLAWMEKLRTGLNRRLFMGLFDYEAHFARYAPGAFYKKHVDAFKGRTNRVLSTVCYLNPNWSLADGGHLLMYEEGIEPIAKISPLMGTLVVFLSDRFPHEVTTASRLRYSIAGWFRVNATLGPHIDPPQ, from the coding sequence GTGGAAGCTGAAGTACTGTTATCTGCGCTGGATACCGAGCAACTTTTTGACCGTATCGCCGATGCCTTAACTGAAAATGGCTACGTTGTGTTGCCCGCTGCCTTACCCGCCGTCATGAGCGACACTCTGTTTACGCGCATTGCCAGTTTTGAAGACGAGGTATTTCGACCGGCTGGTGTTGGTCGCGCTGGCGAATTTCAATTAAACCCCTTTGTACGCAATGACGAAATCCGCTGGCTGGCACCAACTGATGAGGTTGAGGCGAGCTATTTGGCGTGGATGGAAAAACTCCGCACGGGATTGAATCGACGCTTGTTCATGGGGCTATTCGATTACGAGGCCCATTTTGCCCGCTATGCGCCAGGCGCTTTTTATAAAAAGCATGTAGATGCTTTTAAGGGCCGCACTAACCGCGTGCTTTCTACGGTCTGCTATTTAAATCCGAATTGGTCATTGGCGGATGGCGGCCATCTCCTCATGTACGAAGAAGGTATTGAGCCCATCGCAAAAATCTCGCCCTTAATGGGCACCTTGGTAGTTTTTCTAAGTGACCGCTTTCCCCACGAAGTCACCACCGCCAGCCGTCTGCGTTACAGCATTGCTGGCTGGTTTCGGGTTAACGCCACGCTCGGGCCGCATATTGACCCGCCGCAGTAG